The following proteins come from a genomic window of Gottfriedia acidiceleris:
- a CDS encoding nitroreductase family protein, with product MDYNSFKEIIHGRRSIRKFTDQAVSNEIIEEIIDCARYAPSDTNSQTWEFIIIKNTDKIKKIEEMTWDSLHEVAEKAKEKGLEKEGKLLVRSFGPYATAFREAPVLIICLATPYESKFRTKIFDPIGFVEDEVWKEEGIKSSCLASQNLMLAAHALGLGTCPMTGPVLLAQDKLRSYLEIEENREINMVISLGYPSEPAKKLARKEVAEIIRYVD from the coding sequence ATGGATTACAATTCGTTTAAAGAAATTATTCACGGAAGAAGAAGTATTCGAAAATTTACTGATCAAGCAGTATCAAATGAAATAATTGAAGAAATTATTGACTGCGCACGTTATGCTCCAAGTGATACAAACTCACAAACTTGGGAGTTTATCATTATTAAAAACACTGACAAAATTAAAAAAATTGAAGAGATGACATGGGATTCTCTACATGAAGTAGCTGAAAAAGCAAAAGAAAAAGGATTAGAAAAGGAAGGGAAACTATTAGTTCGTTCTTTTGGTCCTTACGCAACAGCATTTAGAGAAGCACCAGTTTTAATTATTTGTTTAGCAACACCTTATGAATCAAAATTCAGAACAAAAATTTTTGATCCAATTGGCTTTGTTGAAGATGAAGTTTGGAAAGAAGAAGGAATTAAAAGCAGCTGCCTAGCATCACAAAACTTAATGTTAGCTGCACATGCATTAGGCTTAGGAACATGTCCTATGACAGGTCCGGTTCTATTAGCTCAAGATAAACTTCGATCTTACTTAGAGATCGAAGAAAATCGTGAAATTAACATGGTCATTTCACTTGGATATCCATCTGAACCAGCAAAAAAACTTGCACGTAAAGAAGTTGCAGAAATAATTCGATACGTTGATTAA
- a CDS encoding ABC transporter ATP-binding protein, translated as MLKELTKPFQYKQLQLSKEKKKKEASRADNVSSTLKRIWSYLALMKGKLVVVLLMVLVSSVLGLVGPVLVGYSIDHYILKNNLSGLSWLIVALVFIYLGYSASLFLQNFWMIDIAQNTVTKMRTELFNMFHKLPMSFFEKRQHGELMSRVTNDLENVSSTLNTSVIQVFSSVLTLVGTVSVMLWYSPILTLLTLSIVPVLIIGIKWITHRTGQLYKIQQRNLGELNGFIEETVSGQRIIKTFSQEDKMIRDFLNKNEKLKNSGFWAFIFAGFIPKFMNVLNNVSFAIIAGIGGYFAYKGHISIGTIVVFTEYSRQFTRPLNDLSNQFNTLLSAIAGAERVFSIIDEDIEAIDESHIINDQKIIQGEVEYKNVNFSYGKDSNTLTDVSFKVSQGETIALIGPTGAGKTTVVNLLSRFYQINSGDILIDGVSIGQYSRKNLRQQMAFVLQDSFLFKGTIRENIRYGRLDATDEEVEEAAKLANAHSFIMKSSKGYDTILQQDDQQISQGQKQLLSIARAILANPAILILDEATSSIDTITEIKIQEALQRLMQGRTSFVIAHRLNTIKNANQILVLKNGMCIERGSHEELIDKQGFYYELVKHQGMNEDQHIQ; from the coding sequence ATGTTAAAGGAGCTAACTAAACCTTTCCAATATAAACAATTACAATTATCAAAGGAAAAGAAGAAAAAGGAAGCTTCTCGAGCAGATAACGTTTCCTCTACATTGAAAAGAATATGGTCTTACCTAGCATTAATGAAAGGTAAATTAGTTGTCGTACTTTTAATGGTTTTAGTAAGCTCTGTACTTGGTTTAGTAGGACCTGTATTAGTTGGTTATTCAATCGATCATTATATTCTAAAAAATAATTTAAGTGGTTTAAGTTGGTTAATCGTTGCTTTAGTGTTTATTTACTTAGGTTATTCAGCATCATTGTTTTTACAAAATTTTTGGATGATTGATATTGCACAAAATACTGTAACAAAAATGAGAACAGAATTATTTAATATGTTTCATAAATTACCAATGTCATTTTTTGAAAAAAGACAACACGGAGAGTTAATGAGCCGTGTAACGAATGACTTGGAAAATGTAAGTTCGACTTTAAATACTTCAGTAATTCAAGTATTTTCAAGTGTTTTAACTTTAGTGGGAACTGTTTCAGTTATGCTTTGGTATAGTCCAATCTTAACATTATTGACTTTATCCATTGTTCCAGTTTTAATAATTGGTATTAAATGGATTACACACCGTACTGGCCAACTTTATAAAATTCAGCAACGTAACTTAGGTGAGCTAAATGGATTTATTGAAGAAACAGTATCGGGACAAAGAATCATAAAGACTTTTTCTCAAGAAGATAAAATGATTCGAGACTTTTTAAATAAAAATGAAAAATTGAAAAACTCAGGATTTTGGGCATTTATCTTTGCCGGATTTATTCCTAAATTCATGAATGTATTAAACAATGTAAGCTTTGCAATTATTGCAGGTATTGGTGGCTACTTTGCCTATAAAGGACATATATCGATTGGTACAATTGTTGTATTTACTGAGTATTCAAGACAATTTACTCGTCCACTAAACGATTTATCAAATCAATTTAATACTTTACTTTCTGCGATCGCTGGTGCTGAAAGAGTATTCTCAATCATCGATGAAGATATTGAAGCGATTGATGAATCCCACATTATTAACGATCAAAAAATTATTCAAGGTGAAGTTGAATATAAGAATGTTAATTTTTCTTATGGGAAGGATTCCAATACATTAACCGATGTTTCATTCAAAGTATCACAAGGTGAGACAATTGCCTTAATCGGACCAACTGGTGCAGGTAAAACTACAGTAGTAAATTTACTTTCACGCTTTTATCAAATCAATAGTGGTGATATACTCATAGATGGTGTAAGTATTGGTCAATATTCTAGAAAAAACTTGAGGCAACAAATGGCATTTGTTTTACAAGATTCATTTTTATTTAAAGGAACAATTCGAGAAAATATTCGCTATGGTCGTTTAGATGCAACAGATGAAGAAGTAGAAGAGGCTGCAAAGCTTGCCAATGCACATAGTTTTATTATGAAATCTTCAAAAGGATATGATACAATTTTACAACAGGATGATCAGCAAATTAGTCAAGGTCAAAAGCAACTTCTCTCAATTGCACGAGCTATTCTAGCAAATCCTGCAATTTTAATTTTAGATGAAGCAACGAGTAGTATTGATACAATCACTGAAATTAAAATTCAAGAAGCTTTACAAAGACTAATGCAAGGCCGAACAAGCTTTGTCATTGCTCATCGACTTAATACAATTAAAAATGCTAATCAAATACTTGTTTTGAAAAATGGAATGTGTATAGAGAGAGGTTCACATGAAGAATTAATTGATAAACAAGGTTTTTACTATGAATTAGTAAAACATCAAGGGATGAATGAAGATCAGCATATACAATAA
- a CDS encoding ABC transporter ATP-binding protein: MTKLNSFKFLKPYKITIFAAIVFLLLELVVELFQPYILSNIINNGIVHKDMAYVTKWGIVMIVLSIVAFIGGVLNTFYATHIAQSYSYTLRKTLFEKVQTFSFTTFSYLPTSSIITRLTNDVSQLQSAVFMSLRIILRAPLIVTGSVVMALILNWKLSFILFLILPFLFIFLNWMVKKGRRLFKNVQDNVDTVNSVLRENLVGMKLIKAFVRNDHENKRFQHINQNLKQKTSVALRTMEITMPVMLLFMNASILIVLWFGNSKVHSHETNIGDIVAIVNYISRITSSFTVFSFIISAFSRMRASAERIDEILTIEEDFVEKNEGNHLANRLEGKIQFHQVSFSYPNSEKEVLKNISFVAYPEQTIAILGSTGSGKTSLFQLIPRLYDVNSGTILIDDQDIRKINSKQLRGQIGYVPQEALLFTGTIKENLLMGRESASDEEVYLAAKHAQIHDSILTFPNGYESLIGQKGVNLSGGQKQRLSIARALLRKPSILLLDDSTSALDLKTEASLIEALKNYECTTLIITQKISTAINADKIIIIDEGELVEEGTHESLLKSSKLYKAIYYSQYGREEIHNVKGAN, translated from the coding sequence GTGACTAAATTGAATAGTTTTAAATTTTTAAAACCTTATAAAATAACCATTTTCGCAGCAATCGTCTTTTTACTTTTAGAATTAGTAGTTGAATTGTTTCAACCATATATTTTATCTAATATCATTAACAATGGAATAGTTCACAAAGACATGGCTTATGTTACAAAATGGGGTATCGTCATGATCGTGTTATCGATCGTTGCCTTTATAGGAGGAGTATTAAATACTTTTTATGCTACTCATATTGCTCAAAGCTATTCATATACGTTAAGGAAAACATTATTTGAGAAAGTACAAACTTTTTCATTTACGACGTTTAGTTATTTACCAACTTCATCAATCATTACTAGATTGACAAATGACGTATCACAATTACAAAGTGCAGTATTTATGAGCTTAAGAATTATTTTGAGAGCACCATTAATCGTAACTGGTAGTGTCGTAATGGCACTAATTTTGAATTGGAAGCTTTCATTTATTCTATTTTTAATTCTACCTTTCTTATTTATATTCCTAAATTGGATGGTTAAAAAAGGTAGAAGGCTATTTAAAAATGTTCAAGATAATGTGGATACTGTAAATAGTGTGCTAAGAGAAAACTTAGTTGGAATGAAATTAATTAAAGCCTTTGTACGAAATGACCATGAAAATAAACGATTTCAACATATAAATCAAAATTTAAAACAAAAAACTTCTGTTGCATTACGAACTATGGAAATTACGATGCCAGTCATGCTTCTATTTATGAATGCTTCGATTTTGATTGTATTGTGGTTTGGAAATAGTAAAGTACATTCACACGAAACGAATATTGGAGACATTGTTGCAATCGTAAATTATATTTCTCGAATTACTTCATCATTTACTGTTTTTTCATTTATTATTAGTGCGTTTTCAAGAATGAGAGCTTCTGCTGAACGAATCGATGAAATATTAACGATTGAAGAAGACTTTGTAGAAAAGAATGAAGGAAACCACCTAGCAAATCGATTAGAAGGAAAAATTCAATTCCATCAAGTTTCTTTCAGTTATCCTAATTCTGAAAAAGAAGTGTTAAAAAATATTTCATTTGTTGCATACCCTGAACAAACAATTGCAATATTGGGTTCAACAGGATCTGGAAAAACATCTTTATTCCAATTAATCCCTCGCTTATACGATGTTAATTCTGGAACAATTTTAATTGATGATCAAGATATACGTAAAATTAACAGTAAGCAATTAAGAGGACAAATTGGCTATGTGCCGCAAGAAGCTCTACTATTTACAGGAACGATCAAAGAAAATTTACTTATGGGTAGAGAAAGTGCATCAGATGAGGAAGTGTATTTAGCTGCTAAACATGCGCAAATTCACGATTCAATTTTGACTTTTCCAAATGGATATGAAAGTTTAATTGGTCAAAAAGGGGTTAACCTTTCAGGTGGGCAAAAACAAAGACTTTCGATTGCAAGAGCATTACTTAGAAAGCCTAGTATCTTATTACTTGATGATAGTACTAGTGCATTAGATTTAAAAACCGAAGCTAGTTTGATTGAAGCTTTAAAAAATTACGAGTGTACGACATTAATCATCACTCAAAAAATTAGCACAGCAATAAATGCAGATAAAATAATAATTATAGATGAAGGTGAACTTGTAGAAGAGGGGACACACGAATCTCTATTAAAAAGTTCAAAATTATATAAAGCAATCTACTATTCACAATATGGAAGGGAGGAAATTCATAATGTTAAAGGAGCTAACTAA
- a CDS encoding M3 family oligoendopeptidase, whose translation MSTNTYSLTWDLDVFFNGGSESPAFGSYIEEITNLVGRIERQVSLFSAPKSSDEVEELANIISNIEVIGKKLSQASGFVSCLQAQNMADQKANLLRGTLTQLYATFSTCLTKFHSQLTKIEDSVWKDILETDEFKEISFALNERRQNASELLSVEQEALITALSVDGYHGWGQMYDTVVGKMQIEHGDKLLSVGQASNLFSSKERNVRKEIFEKWEETWGEDSDYFAKILNHLAGFRLSVYGQRGWNNVLKEPLSINRMSQETLDSMWSAIIDNKAPFVEYLERKAKLLGVEKLSWYDLDAPVADIDSTVSYSEGAEFILVQFSKFGDELTSFTKMAFEDSWIEAEDRAGKRPGGFCTGFPESGQSRIFMTYSGTPSNVSTLAHELGHAFHSFAMKDVHTLNKYYAMNVAETASTFAEMIVADAAVKNASSDQERLALLEDKIQRSVAFYMNIHARFLFETRFYEERKNGVVSKNKINELMEEAQKEAYCGALEEYHPHFWASKLHFYITGVPFYNFPYTFGYLFSLGIYAKALEEGKSYEQKYIALLKDTACMTVEELAQKHLGVDLTKRDFWEKAVKLSLKDVEEFLSITE comes from the coding sequence ATGTCAACCAATACATATTCACTTACATGGGATTTAGATGTTTTCTTTAATGGAGGCAGTGAATCTCCTGCATTCGGATCATACATAGAAGAAATTACTAATTTAGTAGGAAGAATAGAGAGACAAGTTTCTTTGTTTTCTGCTCCTAAAAGTAGTGATGAAGTTGAAGAATTAGCTAATATCATAAGTAATATTGAAGTAATTGGTAAGAAATTATCGCAAGCTAGTGGATTTGTTAGCTGTTTACAAGCTCAAAATATGGCTGATCAAAAAGCTAATTTATTAAGAGGAACTTTAACGCAGCTATATGCAACATTTTCTACATGTTTAACAAAATTCCATAGTCAATTAACTAAAATAGAAGATTCTGTTTGGAAAGATATTTTAGAAACTGATGAGTTTAAGGAAATTTCGTTTGCATTAAATGAGCGTCGTCAAAATGCTAGTGAATTATTATCAGTTGAACAAGAGGCATTAATTACTGCCCTGTCAGTTGATGGATATCATGGTTGGGGCCAAATGTACGATACTGTTGTTGGTAAAATGCAGATCGAACATGGTGATAAACTTTTATCTGTTGGTCAAGCATCAAATCTATTTTCTTCTAAAGAACGCAATGTGCGTAAAGAGATTTTTGAAAAATGGGAAGAAACATGGGGTGAAGATTCAGATTATTTCGCAAAAATATTAAACCATCTTGCAGGTTTCCGTTTAAGTGTATATGGACAACGTGGATGGAATAATGTATTAAAAGAACCATTATCAATCAATCGTATGAGTCAAGAAACACTTGATTCAATGTGGAGTGCGATAATCGACAATAAAGCTCCATTTGTTGAATATTTAGAAAGAAAAGCTAAATTACTAGGCGTAGAGAAATTAAGTTGGTATGATTTAGATGCGCCTGTGGCTGATATTGATTCTACCGTTTCATATTCTGAAGGTGCAGAATTTATATTAGTTCAATTTAGTAAATTTGGTGATGAATTAACTAGTTTTACAAAGATGGCTTTTGAAGACTCTTGGATTGAAGCGGAGGATCGTGCAGGTAAACGTCCAGGTGGTTTCTGTACAGGATTTCCTGAAAGTGGCCAATCTCGTATATTCATGACATATTCAGGTACACCTTCGAATGTTTCAACATTAGCACATGAATTAGGTCATGCTTTCCATTCATTTGCGATGAAAGATGTTCATACACTTAATAAATATTATGCAATGAATGTTGCTGAAACAGCTTCTACATTTGCAGAAATGATCGTAGCTGATGCAGCTGTTAAAAATGCGAGTTCCGATCAGGAGCGATTAGCTCTATTAGAAGACAAAATTCAACGTAGTGTAGCATTTTATATGAATATTCATGCTCGCTTCTTGTTTGAAACGCGTTTTTACGAAGAGCGTAAAAATGGTGTTGTAAGCAAAAATAAAATAAATGAACTGATGGAAGAAGCTCAAAAAGAAGCTTACTGTGGTGCTTTAGAAGAGTATCATCCACATTTCTGGGCATCAAAACTACACTTTTATATTACAGGTGTGCCTTTTTATAACTTTCCATACACTTTTGGATACTTATTCTCATTAGGAATTTATGCAAAAGCATTGGAAGAAGGCAAGAGCTATGAACAGAAATATATTGCACTTTTAAAAGATACGGCTTGTATGACAGTTGAAGAATTAGCTCAAAAACATTTAGGTGTAGATTTAACAAAACGTGATTTCTGGGAGAAGGCAGTAAAACTATCTCTTAAAGACGTTGAAGAATTTTTATCGATCACCGAATGA
- a CDS encoding 3D domain-containing protein, producing the protein MKKLMTCFVTTVILTMGFTTNTYAATYKVKSGDTLSAIAKKQKVTVSQIKSWNHLKSDLIKVNQVLQINPATKKKTTTTKKTTAKKAATPYKVIKMKATAYTGSCKGCSGKTATGIDLKKNPKAKVISVDPKVIPLGSKVYVEGYGYAIAGDTGGSLKGNKIDVFIPSQKNAQKWGVKTVTVKVYKK; encoded by the coding sequence ATGAAAAAATTAATGACATGTTTTGTTACTACTGTTATTCTAACAATGGGATTTACGACAAATACATACGCAGCCACTTACAAAGTTAAATCTGGAGATACTTTATCTGCTATCGCAAAAAAACAAAAGGTAACAGTCTCTCAGATTAAATCTTGGAATCATTTAAAATCAGACCTAATTAAAGTAAATCAAGTATTGCAAATTAATCCTGCAACTAAGAAAAAAACGACAACGACTAAAAAAACGACAGCTAAAAAAGCTGCTACACCTTATAAAGTAATTAAAATGAAAGCTACAGCTTACACTGGTAGCTGCAAAGGATGTAGTGGTAAAACAGCTACTGGCATAGATTTAAAAAAGAATCCAAAAGCAAAAGTAATTTCTGTGGATCCAAAAGTAATTCCACTAGGTTCTAAAGTATATGTAGAAGGCTATGGCTATGCTATTGCTGGAGATACTGGCGGTTCACTAAAAGGAAATAAGATTGATGTATTTATCCCAAGTCAGAAAAATGCCCAAAAATGGGGAGTTAAAACAGTTACTGTAAAAGTTTATAAAAAATAA
- the thrB gene encoding homoserine kinase: MKKLFQITVPASTANVGPGFDSIGIALDRYLTIEVYDHEQYSCEGFSEYLKDIPLDQTNLILKTAIDVAKVNHKSLPTCHLKLESNIPLTRGLGSSASAIVGGIILANELCNLQLSLEEQLRIATSIEGHMDNVGASLYGGLVIGTFIDGKAYIQHSTLNNVSVVAIIPKYELETVHARNILPSNIPYKDAIQSSSYSNLLVLALLTENWTLAGDMMKRDLFHEPYRCKIVKELDTLKQIELPEYVHGFVLSGAGPTVLAFVTIKGCTEAINYFSRLFPNCDVSEIKVENQGATVKHSIHSN; the protein is encoded by the coding sequence ATGAAAAAACTTTTCCAAATAACAGTTCCTGCAAGCACTGCAAATGTAGGACCTGGTTTTGATTCGATTGGTATCGCATTAGATCGATACTTAACAATTGAAGTATATGATCACGAGCAATATAGCTGTGAGGGATTTAGTGAATATTTAAAAGATATTCCACTTGATCAGACAAATTTAATCTTAAAAACAGCAATTGATGTTGCAAAAGTAAATCATAAATCATTGCCAACATGTCATTTAAAGCTTGAAAGTAATATTCCGTTAACAAGAGGTTTAGGAAGTAGTGCCTCCGCAATAGTAGGTGGCATTATTCTAGCAAATGAACTTTGTAATCTTCAATTATCTCTAGAAGAACAGCTTAGAATAGCAACTTCAATTGAAGGTCATATGGATAATGTCGGAGCTTCACTTTATGGCGGCTTAGTTATTGGGACTTTTATAGATGGAAAAGCATATATCCAACACTCGACATTAAATAATGTGTCAGTAGTAGCAATTATACCAAAATACGAATTAGAAACAGTCCATGCAAGAAATATATTACCTTCAAACATTCCGTATAAGGATGCTATCCAATCTAGCAGCTATAGTAATCTATTAGTTTTAGCTCTATTAACGGAAAATTGGACATTAGCAGGCGATATGATGAAACGAGATCTGTTTCACGAACCATATCGATGCAAAATTGTCAAAGAGCTAGACACCCTAAAACAAATCGAATTACCTGAATATGTACATGGATTTGTATTAAGTGGAGCTGGTCCAACTGTACTAGCCTTTGTTACGATCAAAGGTTGCACTGAAGCAATTAACTATTTTTCACGTTTATTTCCAAATTGTGATGTAAGTGAAATAAAAGTAGAAAACCAAGGTGCGACAGTTAAACATTCAATCCACTCGAATTAA
- the thrC gene encoding threonine synthase → MYKGLIEKYSNFLPINEETPKLTLNEGNTPLLFLPSLSEEWGIELYVKLEGLNPTGSFKDRGMVMAVAKAKEAGSSAIICASTGNTSAAAAAYAARAGMKCFVIIPNGKIAYGKLAQAVMYGAHIISIDGNFDHALQMVRRISESEPITLVNSVNPYRIEGQKTAAFEICEQLEEAPDILAIPVGNAGNITAYWKGFNEYNLSKGYQLPKMHGFQAEGAAPIVHNKKIDNPETIATAIRIGNPASWEHAVNAIGQSNGAIDSVSDEEILQAYKWIASKEGVFAEPGSCASIAGVFKQVQSGIIKKGSKVVAILTGNGLKDPDIAIQSSKIEPILLPNEEKIVLEHLQGVVSI, encoded by the coding sequence ATGTATAAAGGATTAATCGAAAAATATTCAAATTTCTTACCTATTAATGAAGAAACACCAAAATTAACTTTAAATGAAGGAAATACGCCATTACTATTTTTACCCAGCTTATCAGAGGAGTGGGGAATTGAATTATATGTTAAGTTAGAAGGGCTAAACCCAACAGGTTCATTTAAAGATCGTGGGATGGTAATGGCAGTTGCTAAGGCAAAAGAAGCAGGCAGTTCAGCGATTATTTGTGCATCCACAGGTAATACATCTGCTGCCGCTGCAGCTTATGCTGCAAGAGCTGGTATGAAATGTTTTGTCATTATTCCTAATGGCAAAATTGCATATGGTAAACTTGCGCAGGCTGTTATGTATGGAGCACATATCATTAGTATCGATGGAAATTTTGATCATGCATTACAAATGGTAAGGAGAATTAGTGAGTCTGAACCAATCACACTAGTAAATTCCGTAAACCCATATCGAATCGAGGGCCAGAAAACAGCTGCTTTCGAAATTTGTGAACAATTGGAAGAAGCTCCAGATATATTAGCAATTCCAGTTGGAAATGCAGGGAATATTACAGCTTATTGGAAAGGATTCAATGAATACAATTTATCAAAAGGTTATCAATTACCTAAAATGCATGGTTTTCAAGCAGAAGGTGCAGCACCAATCGTTCATAATAAAAAGATTGATAATCCCGAAACAATTGCAACAGCTATTCGAATTGGGAACCCAGCAAGCTGGGAGCATGCAGTAAATGCAATTGGACAGTCAAACGGTGCAATCGATAGTGTATCAGATGAAGAAATCCTACAAGCGTATAAATGGATTGCTTCAAAAGAAGGCGTATTTGCAGAACCAGGTTCATGTGCAAGTATTGCTGGAGTATTTAAACAAGTGCAGTCAGGTATAATCAAAAAGGGCTCAAAAGTAGTTGCCATTTTAACAGGTAATGGATTAAAAGATCCAGATATCGCAATTCAATCAAGTAAAATTGAGCCAATACTGTTACCGAATGAAGAAAAAATTGTATTAGAACATTTACAAGGTGTGGTTTCGATATGA
- a CDS encoding homoserine dehydrogenase, with translation MKDCISIGLLGLGTVGSGVVKIVENHQDRLAHQIGCSVQVKKVLVKDLEKERSISIQKDLLTTDAYEILDDAEVDVVVEVMGGIEDARQYILHALRNKKHVVTANKDLMALYGTELLRVANENKCDLFYEASVAGGIPIIRSLVDGLAADRVTKLMGIVNGTTNFILTKMSNEGKAYEDVLKEAQELGFAEADPTSDVEGLDAARKMTILAKLGFSMDVELEDVQVRGISSVSSEDIDFAKYFGYTMKLIGYAKRNDNRIEVSVGPTLIAHNHPLASVSNEFNAVYVYGEAVGETMFYGPGAGSLPTATAIVSDLVAVMKNMRLGVNGTSAVLPQYPKEIKEDHEIYFKSFFRFTVKDQLGSFAEITSIFTESDISFEKIIQVPLKHKGLAEIILVTHHASYSAYKKVLENLETSEVVDEVRSYYRIAGEDLDV, from the coding sequence ATGAAGGACTGTATATCTATCGGCCTATTAGGACTTGGAACTGTTGGAAGTGGTGTTGTAAAAATTGTTGAAAATCATCAGGACAGATTAGCTCATCAAATCGGTTGTTCTGTTCAAGTAAAGAAGGTTCTTGTTAAGGACCTTGAAAAGGAACGCTCAATTTCAATTCAAAAGGATTTATTAACAACAGATGCATATGAAATTTTAGATGATGCAGAAGTAGATGTTGTTGTAGAGGTAATGGGTGGAATTGAAGATGCTAGACAATACATACTTCATGCTCTTCGTAATAAAAAGCATGTAGTCACAGCTAATAAAGATTTAATGGCTTTATATGGTACTGAATTACTCCGCGTAGCAAATGAGAATAAATGCGATTTATTCTATGAAGCTAGTGTTGCTGGTGGTATCCCTATTATTCGTAGTTTAGTAGACGGTTTAGCTGCAGACCGTGTAACTAAATTAATGGGTATTGTAAATGGAACGACAAACTTTATTCTTACAAAGATGAGTAATGAAGGAAAAGCATATGAGGATGTGTTAAAAGAAGCTCAGGAACTTGGCTTTGCAGAAGCAGATCCAACATCAGATGTTGAAGGTCTAGATGCTGCGAGAAAAATGACAATTTTAGCTAAATTAGGTTTTTCAATGGATGTTGAACTAGAAGATGTGCAAGTACGTGGAATTAGTTCAGTATCTTCAGAAGACATCGATTTTGCTAAATACTTTGGTTATACAATGAAATTAATCGGTTATGCGAAGAGAAACGATAATCGAATTGAAGTTAGTGTTGGACCAACTTTAATTGCACATAATCATCCATTAGCATCTGTTAGCAATGAATTTAATGCAGTTTATGTTTATGGGGAAGCTGTAGGAGAAACGATGTTCTATGGACCAGGTGCTGGTAGTTTACCAACTGCAACTGCTATCGTATCTGATCTAGTTGCAGTAATGAAAAATATGCGACTTGGTGTAAACGGTACTAGTGCTGTGTTACCACAATATCCAAAAGAAATTAAAGAAGACCATGAAATTTATTTTAAATCATTCTTCCGCTTTACAGTAAAAGATCAATTAGGTTCGTTCGCTGAAATTACTTCAATTTTTACAGAATCTGATATAAGCTTTGAGAAAATTATTCAAGTGCCATTAAAGCATAAAGGGCTTGCTGAAATCATCTTAGTAACACACCATGCTTCATATTCAGCATACAAAAAAGTATTGGAAAATTTAGAAACATCTGAAGTAGTCGATGAAGTACGTAGCTATTATCGAATTGCAGGTGAAGATCTTGATGTATAA
- the metA gene encoding homoserine O-acetyltransferase MetA codes for MPVIINKDLPATEILTKENVFYMTKERAESQDIRPLQIGILNLMPTKIETETQLLRLIANSPLQVDIDLIGTESYKPKNVSEEHVSTFYKTISQIKNTKYDGFIITGAPVETLDFEEVEYWSELKEIMDFTKENVTSTLHICWGAQAGLYHHYGVPKYTLDKKMFGVFPHSVEDRFVKLVRGFDDEYYVPHSRHTEVRKVDIDQIGELKILSLSDDAGVHLVTSEDGKQIFATGHHEYCINTLKSEYERDVQRGAEIAIPKNYFQNDNPERPPIVRWRSHANLLFSNWLNYYVYQETPYNL; via the coding sequence ATGCCTGTAATTATCAACAAAGATCTACCTGCAACGGAAATACTAACGAAAGAAAATGTTTTCTATATGACGAAAGAGCGAGCGGAGTCCCAAGATATAAGACCGCTTCAAATAGGCATTTTAAACTTAATGCCAACTAAAATTGAAACCGAAACGCAATTATTACGTTTAATTGCAAATTCACCTTTACAAGTAGATATCGATTTAATCGGTACTGAATCATACAAGCCAAAAAACGTTTCAGAAGAACATGTTTCAACCTTTTATAAAACAATTTCACAAATTAAAAATACAAAATACGATGGTTTTATTATTACCGGTGCTCCAGTAGAGACATTGGACTTTGAAGAAGTTGAATATTGGTCGGAACTTAAAGAAATCATGGATTTCACAAAAGAAAATGTAACATCTACATTGCATATATGTTGGGGTGCACAAGCAGGTCTTTATCATCACTACGGGGTTCCTAAGTACACATTAGATAAAAAAATGTTTGGTGTTTTCCCACACTCAGTAGAGGATCGCTTTGTGAAACTAGTACGTGGCTTTGATGACGAGTATTATGTACCGCATTCAAGACATACTGAAGTTAGGAAAGTAGATATCGATCAAATAGGAGAATTGAAGATTTTAAGTTTATCGGATGATGCAGGTGTCCATCTTGTTACTAGTGAGGACGGAAAGCAAATTTTCGCAACTGGACATCATGAATATTGTATTAATACTTTAAAATCAGAATATGAAAGAGATGTGCAAAGAGGAGCGGAAATTGCTATTCCAAAAAACTATTTCCAAAATGATAATCCTGAAAGACCACCGATTGTACGTTGGAGAAGTCATGCTAATCTACTTTTCTCAAATTGGTTAAATTATTACGTTTATCAAGAAACCCCTTACAATTTATAA